CCATTTTCTTTAGGCTTCTGAGGTCTTCCCGAGTTTGTAAAACTCCAGCATCTCTTCTTCCAAAGGATGCATGCTTCCAACAATGACAAGGCAATGAAGAGGTGCTCCAAAGTCGACTGTGCGTAGTTGTCTCATGGATCCTGCTACTATCATCTGATCCTCACTTCCTAACCGCGCAAGCCCCACACAATGGGTATCCTCATTATAAACTGCAAGGGAACACAAGATACAACAGATAAGATTGAAAGCACCAAATTCCAAAAACTTGAGAAAGAAGGGAACTATGGCTGTCTGTTTGGAGGGAAATATTTTAccagaaaaaatgtttttccattgTTTGGTGCATGAAAATAAGGTAGTCAAAGGAAAATGACTTCAGTCAACTGGAAACTAActttaaaaataaggaaaacaacTTCCCAGTTTAAAAGTCAAAAACCAATCAAGGATAACTTCattaaatcaatcaacttcCATCACTTCAGTGCAAAGtagtcaatcttatcttgaCCCATCAACTAAATTGCTGATGCCGTCTCTCCAAATTTTCTAAAACTATTTCATACTTACTACTACCATTGTTGGTACATTTTCGTCTTCTGTGAGATTTCATTTAATAGGGCATAATGAATGAGAATGTCTTTGTTCCCTTAATCAGCTCATCAAAGGCGTCACCTAAATCAATAGCTAAGGAGTAACTTTTGTAACTTCTTGTGCATTAGTATCTCCAAGCTGCTTAGCAAAACTTTTGGTGGACAAATCTTTTTCAACAACTAGAACCATCTCATTATACATATTATCTTGTTCAAATACTTCTCATGAGAATGATCGACCAGTCAATGCAGATAATCTATAAAAAGTCAAATGAGATAATTTGGGCAAAGATAATTGATATGTATGATGAGATGGATTtaataattaacaaaaatatgtCCACCAAAAGCTTTGCTAAGCAGCTTGGAGATATCAATATGCAACAAGTTATGACACCCATTAATTTAAGCAAAGACTTTGATGAGCTAATGAAGGAATCAAAAACATCATCAACTACTATGCCTTTTGAAAATAGGTCTCATAAAAGATGAAGATGTACCAACAAGGTTATAACTATGtaacacttgaaaaaaaaaacttgaaaaaatggCACGGGCGATTAAAgctgcgtttggtaacgtttctgttcaaaaattgttcacgagatccgggaacaatttttgactagaaaaacgcgtttgataactacacaaaatttatgttcttggaattaaaaaaaaaaaaaaaacagaaacacgtttggtaaacttgtgtgattttttatttcttttaatttttaaatatttttttttttttttctttcttccttttggccggtcgtcgggcgcgacgctcggccttgccgggcTGGTgacgctcggcctcaccgggccgGCAACactcggcgaggtcgccggccctcgacggctggtcgttggccatggccaaggccaacgaccggccaaagaaaaaaaaagaaaaaaaagaaaaaaaaagaaacaagttttatggttttgttcttttgtttcttcaaaaagcgttctcaagaacaagaaacaagtttttattattttttatttctgttccaaatttgttctcgagaacaaaaaaatagattttttgttcgcaggaacaaaagtgtaaacaaaggcgtttctattctttttttgttcctcggaacaaaagaacaaaaatttgtgttccggAGAACAGAAACAGATTTaaacaaacagggcctaagtCGTTGGGTCAAGATAGGATTGATTACTTTAAACTCTACTATGAAGTGAtgaaaatttatggatttgatgaagtTATCCTTGATTAGTCAGTCTTTAACTATTTAGTGGAGAGTGAGAAAATGGGAAAGGAATTCATTGTGAAGAGTGTGAATCTCCAAAGGCATAGGCTGAGAAATTCCTAAACAAAGGAGAacataatcattaaaaaaatttatttagctTCGTTGCCAAAGGACTTATATGtgttctttctctttattttattattactaGAATTACAGGACTTTTTTTTGAAGTGGAGAAGTTGTCCCATCAATTCTAATATGTGTCATCTTCATGTGTCAGAAGTTATAGTAggactttatttatcaactaTAATTGATCTATGGATCACTTTtttcacaaattgatcattcaaACAATGTCATGCATTCATAATATATAATACTTGAGATTTAGTAACATAATTCCATATATTGGACTTACAATTACATACTTTTGATTCTTACTCATAACATgcaaagaaaggggaaaaaaaaaaaaaagatcttgcaacatcaaataaaagaaaattgtcctTAAATAGTTAGCATCTATCATATAGGGGAACAAAAATCAGTTAAGCTTCTATTACTCAACATATAACAAGTaacctaatttctcttttcaagtAGGATACTTATTTTGGccataaggaaaaagaaatgccGATAAAAaaccatattaaaaaaaaaaaaacaaattgtttATCTTCTAAATGTATTTATGTTAAGAAAACTTATTTCAACAAcactttatttgaaatatgatGATATAGCATGTGTAGCGCTTATATCACCCTAATAGTGCATATCTCTTTAGGAAAAGAGAagcaagttttttcttttcaaacaaCGGAAAAAATTTTCCAGTTCAGTTTCATATTTCAGccaaacaccggaaaatattttctagaatgccttcttgaaaaacattttctggaaATGTCATATTTTCCAGTGAACGAATGGATCatatattatttcatattttggCCTTAGCCAGTAGTCTCACATTTAGCAGAATTTAAATCCACCTAAAGTTATAAAAGGTAGTACATTGTAagttctcttcattttctttttggtatgaTACAAGTGTAGTCTGATTTAATTTAACAGAAAAGTCGCACTATAAGTTTCTCTCAGCTTTATCCCCATTCAAATCTCTTTCCCTACTTTTGTCCAATATGAACTACAGTGTCCAAAATAAACTACCACGGAAGTGGGCAAGCATAATCAAAGTaaatctatgtgggaaacaaacTAACTAACAGCTCAATCTACTTTGTAAGCTAACCCAGAAGCCTGTAACATAGTTTACATACTTTTCGCAGAGCAAATCTTCTATAAGGAAAATAAACAACTAGCTCAATCTAAAGTATATTGATCCCCAAAACACAATCTAGGAACACATGTTATGTGTTTCTTGCCATGTTCAAAGTTCAGTGCTTGTTCACTCTACTGATAGCATAACCGAATGAATCATCTTCATGTTTTAAACTAATATTCCATTGACAGTGTTACAACTAATTTAGTAAATTATTTCTGCAAGAATATCAGAAAATTTGATTTCTGAATAAGCAATAGGAAATGGTACAAAGGTATTAACACGATTTTGTGAAATGGAATGTGCTTGGCATTTGACTGACTGAACAAGTGAATCTAGTCCAATTATGCATGCTGAGAATTAGTTGCAAAAAGTCCTAACATATATCAACCAGACTAAAGAGAAGAATAGGCTTACTTACAAAAATTGTGTATACAACCggaggaagaaaagaacttCAAGACTTACCATCTTGCCCTTGCAGGCTCTCAACCTCCAAGAGTTGTTCAATTGCCGTGTTTATCGTCATATATCTGGGTGGTTCATATACCTTTTTTCCTCTGACAGAAAAAGAAGGGGCACACAATCCATCTTTAGAACAGTCAATTTACAGAATAATGATAACAATTAAAAATGTGCTAAGTCAATTTGCCTACTACCTGCACAAAGATTCCAGAGATGGCTCCTTCACACGTATGTCTGAGCCAATAAGAAACTAGACATCACTGAGTGTATCAATCAGTGAAAACTGAATTACAGCGATAAAAGATAATAGGGACGATCATTACTATGGCATTTGAACAAAACAGAATTGGAGAGGTCTAAGACAACCAGTTTGCAAACTTTTAACCTGCGGAATTATGGTCTCACCTAACAAGCAGAGTGTATGCAAACCAAGCATACGATTCTTTTGAATCTTTTCATAAAAGCTATCAGGTTTCCATGTTTCAGTAAAGAATGGCAGTGAAACTGTTTCTCCATAGCGATAAAGTTGCAAACCACATACTCCCACGGCATTCATCACCGAAGCATTGTGAACAACCTTGACATCTATCCCCAACGTCTTTGCTCGAACAACAAGATCAGTGTGCGTCGTAGCCCTGTAGTTTAAGTAACACATAAATAAGAGGTGAGTGTCCCATTGATTGCTATGAAACATTAGTATGGAATTAGCTTACAGAGGTTGCAAATACGATCACACTATGTCTGTCAATTAAGTCCCCATCAAGCACAAGAACTCGACATTTCAGCTTAAAACACATTCATTATTAATAACGAAGGAAGAATTCGTCAAAAAGTGCTCTCAGGGACTTATTAAAGGACCGATTATGAAAAGTTCTGGGTTGTTGATGCACTGACATCTCCCATGACATGTGTTAACCAATGctttgaaattagaaattatttatttttatttttttattaagtacTTTTCACAAGTATCCTTAGGGCAATCGTTAATGTGACCCATGATAGAAAAGCAATTCGCTATAATTCCCAAGAGATATAAAGTGGAGAAGAACATCAATTTGAGCACTTACTCTCATACTAATGCATACAGCCTGGTATAATTACGTCGAAGCAGTTACTCTAATCACTGTtgatacaagaaaaaaaaacactcaatTGACGCTCAGTTACCTACGGCAGATAAATATCCAATGACACAAAATAGTGGTGATTAGTACTTAAAACTCGACTCAAGCAACAAAAGTTTAACTCTTCACCGCCGCCATCTACAATTCGGAAGAAAGCAAGCTAAGGTAACATCAAAACGTAAATAACCAAGCCAGGTGTAATCCACAAAACTGAATAGAATAACCAGATTCGAATTTTCGAACAAGGGCAGGGGCGAAAACCGAAAACAGCCGGAACCCAGAATCTCCGTACCCAAAAGGATCGCCGACGACAAGAAAAGCCACGTCGCCGGAACGAGCCTCCGCCAATATCCCGTCGGCCTTTTCCTCCACCATCTCCCTGTCCGCAACGGTGATTGGCTTCCCGTACAGCTTCTCCTGAGCACACACCCGATCGAGGGTTCGTCACCCGGGGACATAATAAGGCGCAGCAGCCGAAATCCGGAGCGGAAAGAGGGAGGGGAAGGGAGGGTTTGGAAGGGGTTACCAGATTGGAGAGGCCGTGGGAGGAGAGACCGAAGGAGAGGAGGGAAGTGTAGGCCTCCATGTAGACCTTGTCGCATCTTCGGATGGCCTCGAGGCCTTTGATGGTGACGTCCTTCTCGTCGCCCAGTCCCAGGCCTATGATGTACAGCATCTCTCTCTTGTCTCTGCCTCTGCCTCTGCCTCTGTCTGGCTCTGTCTCTGTTTGTGCCGCcgctaaaaccctaaacccggggaggaagaagaagcaatatCTTTGCCTTACGAATATTCAAGTAATTACAAATGATAAATACGTGACAATTCACTAGTTATTAATACAGACGTTGttatttaattatatcaattatgATTAGGGCGGCGCCTTCTGCCCTTATATAACTAAATccatctaatttttataaataaataaaaaaagatacaaTTGTCATCAActtttcaattgcaatttgagTGATAGCCCCAAATTTATTAACTTTCAttctttgagttttttttttttctataaaggATCTAGTTactataattaaaaatttcgcaTGTTTAGTTTCTATTTGCTACAAATATCCTGGACATATTAAAGgcaatatatttttgtttgttatTGTTAGATTTTACATCCATAGAAATTAGTTttatagaacaaaaaaaaaacttattccagaaataaaaaaatgaacaaaacgcctttggtaaatttgtataattttttatttcttttatttttaatatttttattttatttttctattttatttttattttcttatttgaaatttcccttggttggcgagctcgagctcgccagttCGCGAGGCCTAGCTTCGCCGAGGCGCGATGCTCCGacgaggtcgtcggccctcgggCCCTTGACGGCCGGCCGGGCCCCGGCCGAGgttagccaaagaaaaaaaaaaaaaaaaaaaaaaaaaagagagaagaaaatggaaaaaatctagttatttcattttgattcgctttttggaacaaaaaaaacagaaaaagtgtttagaaacagaaaaaagaaataaaaaaaatttaatgataaattgCCAAGTAGAATATAAAAAAGTtatatagacaatttttaacacaataacttaccaatttttatttttgttgctaATATCACTATCAAATCCATTCTTattggttttcttttatatgCATGCTCACGTGCATATGTTCGATCAAATCTATCGTACTTCGCCCCCAACGGCCATTATACGAGCGGGAACGAATTTAGAAGTTGTCACGGCCCAACCCTTGGACGCGTGACGACCCTCATTCTTTTAGTCATTTAATTGTGACATCTCAAAAGGCATCATTGATCCGTTCATTTTATTTATCGATTATACATAAGCGAAGCGGAAGCAAAATTAGCACCACCTAATCATTCATATCAATAGGGATGGTATGGAACACAATAACAAACACTTTTTATATATTGGCATTTACACATTAGTTGAACACTTTGGAAGCTTCATATATACACAACGACGATGCAAATTCCTTTAGGTCCATTAAAAGGGGTTGGGTTAGCCTAACTCCTCTATTGGAAAAGGGATTACCTAGGAGTCATGATCTACGAGCACTCTAAAATGCACATGGCGGAATGGGCTAGTGCTGGTTAGGGTCTAAAAAGTTTAAACAATAACAAGTGAAATATACTTAGTAAGTGAACTCTCTAAATCTGTATTTTGTTCTAGAGATGCCCTACATATACAGCTTAATTGTTGATAGTAGATCGATAACAAAACCTAAGCTTTGCCTTAACTACAACATGAAGGGGTCTAACCTCAACCTAAATTTCTCGAGTCTTAAACAAGGGCATATAAATCCACATACTCATCAATTTAATAGGCAGGGTTAATCAAGCATGCACGTGCTACACAAGTTACTAAAATGACATTTAATTCACGCACGTGTCTCATGCAACTCATATAATCCATGCCATACATGTGCAAGCCATAACATCACTCTCATAATATGCATTTAACGCTCATGCATTCTGCACATGTTGGCATCTTGAATCGCATGGCATCTCATACTACCATGCTATTCTCAAGACTATAGTTTTAGATTATTACGACCGCTCTCAACTACGATCAACACTTGCGGCGGTGGTTTTCCGGCGTAACTAGGCATTGTCTCACCCATCAGACATAACATTGTTTCGATCTTACTTGACGATGGCATTTCAATCATGGAGCTTTATTCCGAAATCCATCCGTGAACAGTATTTTATTAACACGGGAGCATTCGAAATCTATCAGGTATGTCCCTCGTAAATATATGAGTACGGAACCATTATGTGATCACACAAGCACATCAACCACTCAAGCCAAGttttatctttctcattaaCTAATGTAAGAGTATTTATGGCTCACATATTATACACTAGCAATATTTACATACAAAAATGCCATGAAATAATTCTATGTGATCATTCTTTGATTATTCATCCACCAAAATAATCATGCAATAACttcataaatataatatcacaCGATGAGTTCATTTATCAACTTAGCACGTCATCTTTCAAAATAATATTCCATAAAActtatcatttatgaaaatagaatttcaagagttcttatcatttttaaaatgagaATTTCATAAGCACTTATTATTCTGAAAATTGGGATCTAATAAGTATTTATCCCatttaaaattacaatataAAATGCATTAATcacatttaaaatttaaaatataataagcACTTA
The window above is part of the Eucalyptus grandis isolate ANBG69807.140 chromosome 6, ASM1654582v1, whole genome shotgun sequence genome. Proteins encoded here:
- the LOC104448830 gene encoding probable diphthine methyl ester synthase, with the protein product MLYIIGLGLGDEKDVTIKGLEAIRRCDKVYMEAYTSLLSFGLSSHGLSNLEKLYGKPITVADREMVEEKADGILAEARSGDVAFLVVGDPFGATTHTDLVVRAKTLGIDVKVVHNASVMNAVGVCGLQLYRYGETVSLPFFTETWKPDSFYEKIQKNRMLGLHTLCLLDIRVKEPSLESLCRGKKVYEPPRYMTINTAIEQLLEVESLQGQDVYNEDTHCVGLARLGSEDQMIVAGSMRQLRTVDFGAPLHCLVIVGSMHPLEEEMLEFYKLGKTSEA